Part of the Spinacia oleracea cultivar Varoflay chromosome 5, BTI_SOV_V1, whole genome shotgun sequence genome, TAACCTCGTCAGCAGAAAACTGGCGATCAAAACTGTTTGAAGCAAAATGGGAAGGTTGAAATTATTTTAACCAGATGTTAATAATTTCAAGGAAACAAACGCTTCACTGTAATGACGCAGTGCATACCTTCTCCGGAGAAATTCCATCATGCCATAAAGGGCAAAGTGGTGATGAACGCCTGAAGCAGAAAATCCTATTATGGAATTCTTATATTTAATTTACAGATAATGCATCGTAAAAATAAACTGAAGTAGATataatataagtgctttgacagTGCACTAATCCGCATAACAAAAAGGAGGTGATCCGTTACAATGTAAAAATGATCAACAACAAGCAGTCACCTAAACTTGGGACTTCACCTTTTGGTAGACTTCACACTTAACATGGAACTAATATATTCTAGCACAACAGTACCTTATATTTTTCAGCTTTCAGTAACTGAAACCAAGAAGTTATCAGCCCATTTCCATTCACTCAATACTACCTCTTGAGTACAATCGGATGATATTATGATAATGAACTTTGTGAAGTAAAAGAGATGGTTACTATGGTCAAGCATTACCGATTACTGTGGGTATTTGCATGGTTCTCTAACAAAATTACAAATAAAATCATTACCATTACCACTACCAATTGCCGCCTGCCAAAAGGGGTATTAAGGTATGAATACAATGGTCTCTTCAAGATGTCTATCAGCACTTTCTGTTTCTCCCATCATATACAAAGTTCTGAAATCCTTGAACAAAGGGTCTTGCTCTACTTATATGATGCCGTGATGGACTGATGGTGACACAAATTGTCAACCATAgagtaaaaattaataataaagatCCAGGTATAACCACTTTAGAAGGTTTATTAGGAAAAATACTATCATCGGGACAGGAGCAATGCCTCGATGGAGTCCCCATTGTTCTTTTACATCATTCACTAAGGCAGCTAATGCAAATTTGGACAAATTCCTTCAAAATGCTAGGTAATATGAACTAAAGGGAGTGATGTAGTGATGGAGTGGCCATTAGTTGAACATGTTTTGGTTTGAGGTTTGCCAAGCAATATACTCTGTGGAGCCGAAGGAAACCAAAATTTCCACGTTAATACATTCTATTTTGTCTATTTGCCACATGGAGGCAGCTCTTCAATAGGGGGGTAGAGTTGAATTTGCAAATTCCATTTCCAATTTCAACTTTCTTTCTATCTTTAGCAATGGTACTATCAGATAGAAGTTCAAAGCAACTATATCACTGTCAAAAATGACGGGATCTCCATTTTAGTCGGACCATTTCTAACAAAGAGATCCCTATGTTTGCAAGAGGAATTCAGTGGCTGTTTGAACTGTCTGTTAGTTTTGAGTTCTAGCTCAAATAGTAACTAGTCAGCTCTATGGCAGTGGCAATGTTGTTGTCCTACAAGTTCCCAGGCTTAGGAAATTTAAGGGTCATATACTTATATGTTGACTTCTGCCAATTGAAATGTCAAGAACTGTCCGCAATGAGTTAAACTTTCTAGCTGTAGTACCCTACCTTGTTTGGTTTTAAGGTGCAGCCTTCAAAGTCTTTTAAATGTGTGGTTTCTGTGTTGCTGATTTGGTTTATTCGAGACCCTCCCTTCAGGCTTTTAACATAAAGAAGGTGACATCTTTATGATCATTGATTAGTGAATAATTTACCGAGTAAAAAGCACTTAAAAAATTGGTAAACAAATACGAGGTATATTCAAGTTCCTTTTGGTCTATCAATCCTGATCAGCATAATCAACACAAGTTCAAAGGTTCCCCGTATTCATCCCCGtcttataaaaaataaacaagggAAAAACAATAGTTCCCGTTAAGGAATTATCAAAAGCAACCTCTCTAAGTCTGCACGAGTCCACTAAACCCAACCTTAAGAGAGAGACCAACGACACATTTGACAGGTTAGTCtacatcccccccccccccccccccccccttcttaCCCACACGTATAAAGCATTTGTCTAGTTCTCTGAATGAAGCTCCACTTTATATCTACTTTCTTTAGTTCTAGAGGTTGACATTCTCTAATTTATTAGCGTAAATTTTGAAATCTAAGGAATACGAAGTAGTAAAATCCTTCTATAAGTTTAAATTGAGGTTACATCATATTTAGACCGTGCAAAAGGACTCGAGCGTTGTCCTTGCAAATGTGTATCAATCAAGGTTCTTTTAGATATACAAAGAGGTTTCAAGCTCGGGAGTTAAAAGGTCAAAATCACTATATTGATGATAGGCATATACGAAATACTCCATATTAGATAACTACTCAATCAAAATGACAATCATATTCACTCCAATTAATGCGACTAGTCCATTGCTACAATCAATTTCATTGCTATAATCATAACAGATTAAAACCCGAATACAGTTTCAAACAAAAGAACACGATATCTACATTTAACCACAAAGATCAAAGGATTGACCATACATGCAATCATAAGAAAACACCCTGATCAATTTGATTCAAGCCAACAATACAAAACACCCccaaattaaactattaatggCAGAAATTATATACAAATTGAATTGGGAAATGAGTAAAAACATGCCTTTTAGTTTCCCAGGGGGGTAAATTTCAAGTGCCTCCAAAAATCTTAGCTCCAATTCCGCTTGTGATTGCTCCTATTCATTCAAATCAATAATTTATTACTTTTTCTAAAAACCCAATTGAGAATCACAAAAATAACACAAACCCAGAATCATAAAATTATCTAGAAGGGAGAGAGAAGGACCTTAGAAAGAGAAGATGCAGAGGAAGGAGGAGCTTTGCAAGGAGAGTGTACGGACATACCATCTTGTTCCTCTTCTTTACCACCTCCTCCGCCCATTTTCAGAGAATTTACAAGAAATTATACCCAAAAAGAGTAAATTAAGTTTGCAGTTTTGGTTCTTAATTACTCCGTACTtctttcttggtttgtttttcttATCGAAGAAACTGAGATTATTTGCTGACATTTTTCTAGGGTTTATGGTTTTGATCTTGTCCAAAGTTCATATTAAGGCCATGTTTGGCAATTACCCCATAATTGTTATTCCCTCCGCGGACTAAAGATGGCTGTGGCCGGGCCGGGCCGAGGCTCGACCCGACCcggcacgaaaaaagcacggcccggcaccggcacgaagtcgtgggccgtgggccttaattttttgaaaaaagcacgacaaggcacggcACGACTCGACCCGGCACGACAAAGCACGTTAAATTTAGTCAAAATAGCCTTAGGCAAGACGGGccggcccgacccgacccgaccacACGTGGGCTTGGGTCGGGTTTGggccttatttttaacttttcggccCGGCCCGGCACGGTACGAAACAACGTGGGCCTGGAGTGGGCCCGGCCCACAGCCATCCGCTCCTTAATATTTGGCCCATTGCATTTCTTTTTgtccaaaattttaaaactttgagTATGAATTGTCATTACCCTATATAAAGTAAAATATTCGGTTTGTTAGATTCTGTTCAATGTGTATCTTTAGAATATGACTTTTTAGTACTTTTACGCATGTAAAATTGAATATATTTACGTTTTAAATCATATCTAGTAGACCGTGAAAGTCAAATGATGCAATCAAGAAAGGACAGAGGTAGTAGTTGATAACGAGTTTGACTGGATGATCATCGTTAGTTGGTGTTGTATTAGTTCGTTTGACTAGCTGATTAAATTACTTGTTAAATGGTGTCAATGTCTTTAATGGTAATATCACGCATTAAACAACTaatccctccgtccctttttattctttacctATTCTGTTTTGAAACTCCCATTTTAATCTTTACgtttataatattttattttatattataataCAAATGTCcctaatattctatcaaaatcgTACCAAgtgattattttaatcaattagAAAATGTGTGAGATTTAATCTCACACATTTTCTAATTGAGTTATTAAATCTTTCACACTTTCCCGATGTCAAGATTTTGTAtgaataaacgtaatttgtattatttaaaataaaataaaaagaatctcaatccacattaattagtcgttaaatcgcgtgtatgataccaaacgtaaagggacggaggaagtaataagTAGCTAACAACtaatttatacttcctccgatttttaatactcgcaacattTGTCACTTTCGCACATATCAacgcacaactttgatcattaatatctttaattctctttaagcaaaaattacaaaaattgatattttgaaagtacacattgagacgaatctaacaagatcttatatGACTATATTTTATCTTACTTATAAATAACCaataatagtcaaagtagaatatatgaatagtgtaaaaaacacaaacgttgcgagtattaaaaatcggaggaaaaACATTATATTGTGTATCCGTGTAGGTTGTAATGATTGTAACTTTGACTTATGATAAATTTGATACTTTATACCCACTTCTTCAAGTCTTAATGCAAGAGACTCgtatacttagctttttcaaaattagttctcttattcaaaactctcttccaaATCTCTTATAatctaaacatttttcattaGTTTTTTGAAATGGTCAAATCTCTAATTCaccttaaatttttttttttttccaaatctaTCATAATCAAACACTGAAACAACCCCGTAAGTTGGTTTGATAGAgtacataaaaaaaattaaggacaTTTTAGGTGCACATCAAACATCTCAAAAATTAGCCtatattatacttcctccaatttttaatactcgcaacatttggactttttacactattcacaaattCTAATTTGACTATTATTGGTTATTTACAAGTAAGATAAAATATAGTCAAATAAGATCTTGTTacattcgtctcaatgtgtacttccaaaatatcaatttttttatattttttgcttaaagatattaatgatcaaagttgtgcattaaaATGCGTGAAAATGACAaatgttgcgagtattaaaaatca contains:
- the LOC110790486 gene encoding uncharacterized protein isoform X1, translating into MGGGGGKEEEQDGMSVHSPCKAPPSSASSLSKEQSQAELELRFLEALEIYPPGKLKGFSASGVHHHFALYGMMEFLRRSFDRQFSADEVMRLLDRFYDLKMLRGEGEDAEFPQREEDFSLPQSYFAKEES
- the LOC110790486 gene encoding uncharacterized protein isoform X2, yielding MGGGGGKEEEQDGMSVHSPCKAPPSSASSLSKEQSQAELELRFLEALEIYPPGKLKGVHHHFALYGMMEFLRRSFDRQFSADEVMRLLDRFYDLKMLRGEGEDAEFPQREEDFSLPQSYFAKEES